One window from the genome of Paenibacillus azoreducens encodes:
- a CDS encoding M42 family metallopeptidase: MSIQPNEEYILTFLKKLLDTPSPSGYTAQVMKLVEQEAASLGVKLSWNQKGGAILEIEGKNPSRTIGLSAHVDTLGAMVRSIKSEGTLRLTRVGGFMLQSIENEYCVIHTRSGKTYTGTILSTHPSVHVYSDARDFKREEEHMEVRIDELVDSKEDVLKLGIGVGDFVSFDSRAVITDSGFIKSRHIDDKASVAALFGLLESMKRDSWKPNDNVKLLISNYEEVGHGAAYIPADIDEMIAVDMGCIGDDLSCKETDVSICAKDSSGPYDYDMTSKLIELAQAEGIPYAVDVYPHYGSDASAALSAGNNIRAALIGPGVHASHAMERTHKQAVINTTRLLAAYLKA, encoded by the coding sequence ATGTCGATACAACCCAATGAAGAGTACATATTAACCTTTCTGAAAAAGCTGCTGGATACGCCAAGTCCAAGCGGTTATACCGCACAGGTGATGAAGCTTGTGGAACAGGAAGCCGCTTCTCTTGGCGTCAAGCTCTCCTGGAACCAAAAAGGCGGCGCCATACTTGAGATCGAAGGCAAGAATCCTTCCCGCACGATCGGGCTCAGCGCGCATGTGGACACACTTGGCGCCATGGTTCGCTCGATCAAATCAGAAGGTACGCTGCGCCTCACCCGCGTAGGTGGTTTTATGCTGCAGAGCATCGAAAATGAATACTGCGTCATCCATACGCGCAGCGGCAAGACGTATACAGGCACGATTTTGAGCACCCATCCATCCGTGCATGTCTACAGCGACGCCCGTGACTTTAAACGCGAAGAAGAACATATGGAGGTCCGCATTGACGAGTTGGTCGATTCCAAAGAAGATGTGCTGAAGCTTGGCATCGGGGTCGGGGACTTCGTATCATTTGATTCCCGTGCGGTCATTACCGACAGCGGATTCATCAAATCCAGACATATTGACGACAAGGCAAGCGTCGCCGCGCTGTTCGGCCTGCTTGAATCGATGAAGCGCGATAGCTGGAAACCCAATGATAACGTTAAACTTCTGATCTCCAATTATGAGGAAGTTGGTCATGGCGCCGCCTATATTCCGGCCGACATCGATGAAATGATCGCTGTCGATATGGGTTGCATTGGCGATGACCTGAGCTGCAAAGAAACCGATGTCTCCATCTGTGCCAAGGATTCTTCCGGACCTTATGATTATGATATGACCAGCAAACTGATTGAATTGGCTCAAGCCGAGGGTATTCCTTATGCAGTTGATGTATACCCGCATTACGGCTCTGACGCTTCCGCCGCATTGTCGGCCGGCAACAATATCCGCGCCGCGCTGATCGGCCCAGGCGTACATGCCTCCCATGCGATGGAGCGCACGCACAAGCAGGCTGTCATCAACACAACCAGGCTGCTTGCGGCTTATTTAAAAGCATAA
- a CDS encoding ABC-F family ATP-binding cassette domain-containing protein yields MNIMTVEHISKSYGEKILFEDASFGMGDQDKIGIVGVNGTGKSTFLRVIAGLEQPDDGEISVGNQVRVRYLAQNPEFDPKNTVLQQVFEGNDPKLKAVRDYTEVMERLELHPADQALQEKLLQLNQQMDTLQAWQMESEAKTILSKLGIVNFDAEMGTLSGGQRKRVALAQALIEPCELLILDEPTNHIDNDSVIWLEQYLQKRRGALLMITHDRYFLDRVANVMLELDQGRMFRYEANYSRFLELKAEREEREEASEQKRQNLLRNELAWIRRGAKARSTKQKARIERFESLKEQQAPTRSGTVEMSAASTRLGRKIIEIEHLNKNAGDKVLIRDLNYISVPGDRVGIVGPNGSGKSTLLNMIAGKLQPDDGEVITGTTVKIGYFTQEHQDMDGSMRVIEYIKEEAEVIRTDDGGSITASQMLERFLFSPAMQWTPISRLSGGEKRRLYLLRVLMSAPNVLLLDEPTNDLDIQTLTVLEDYLDDFPGVVFAVSHDRYFLDRTVDKILAFEGEGQVRVHVGNFTEYNEWMAKNAETAAPERKEEKVSPAPPTAASAAPREREKVKFSYKEQREFEQIDGLIEACENKLAGIQKKMEEAFSDSALLQELLQQQQDTEQELEHLMERWTYLNELAEKIEASKNG; encoded by the coding sequence ATGAATATTATGACAGTTGAACATATATCCAAAAGTTACGGCGAAAAAATATTGTTTGAAGATGCCTCCTTTGGCATGGGGGATCAGGATAAAATTGGCATTGTAGGCGTCAACGGGACGGGGAAATCCACATTTTTACGGGTTATCGCCGGTTTGGAGCAGCCGGATGATGGAGAAATATCCGTTGGCAATCAGGTCCGGGTCCGTTATCTGGCGCAAAATCCGGAGTTTGATCCGAAAAATACCGTACTCCAGCAGGTTTTTGAAGGGAATGATCCGAAGCTGAAGGCCGTGCGGGATTATACGGAGGTCATGGAACGCCTTGAGTTGCACCCGGCGGATCAAGCGCTTCAGGAAAAGCTGCTGCAGCTCAATCAGCAGATGGACACGCTCCAGGCTTGGCAGATGGAAAGCGAGGCCAAAACGATTTTGTCCAAGCTTGGCATCGTTAACTTTGATGCGGAAATGGGCACGTTATCAGGCGGGCAGCGCAAACGCGTCGCCCTGGCGCAGGCGTTGATCGAGCCATGCGAACTGTTGATTCTTGACGAACCTACGAACCATATCGACAATGATTCCGTCATTTGGCTTGAGCAATATTTGCAGAAACGCCGCGGTGCTTTGCTGATGATTACGCATGATCGTTATTTTCTGGATCGAGTGGCCAATGTGATGTTAGAACTGGATCAGGGGAGAATGTTCCGGTATGAGGCTAATTACTCCAGATTTCTCGAGCTGAAGGCCGAGAGAGAAGAGCGTGAGGAAGCATCCGAGCAAAAAAGACAAAATTTGCTGCGCAATGAACTGGCCTGGATCCGCCGCGGAGCGAAGGCCAGATCGACCAAACAGAAAGCCCGCATCGAACGATTCGAGTCGCTAAAGGAACAACAAGCTCCAACCCGCAGCGGCACGGTTGAGATGTCTGCGGCTTCTACCCGGCTTGGACGCAAAATTATTGAAATCGAGCATCTTAATAAAAATGCCGGAGATAAAGTGCTGATTCGCGATCTGAATTACATCAGCGTTCCCGGAGACCGGGTTGGCATCGTCGGGCCGAACGGAAGCGGAAAGTCGACGCTGCTCAATATGATTGCCGGGAAACTGCAGCCGGATGATGGTGAAGTCATTACAGGCACAACCGTGAAAATCGGCTACTTTACGCAAGAGCATCAGGATATGGACGGCAGTATGCGGGTGATCGAATATATCAAGGAAGAAGCCGAAGTGATCCGTACCGATGATGGCGGCAGTATCACCGCCTCGCAAATGCTGGAGCGGTTTCTGTTCTCGCCCGCCATGCAGTGGACGCCGATCTCCCGGCTTTCCGGCGGTGAGAAGCGCCGCCTCTATTTATTGCGGGTGCTGATGTCGGCCCCGAATGTGCTGCTGCTTGATGAACCGACAAATGATCTGGATATTCAGACGTTGACCGTGCTGGAGGATTATCTGGATGACTTCCCCGGTGTCGTTTTTGCCGTTTCCCATGACCGTTACTTTTTGGATCGGACCGTCGATAAAATTCTGGCCTTTGAGGGCGAGGGGCAAGTACGCGTTCATGTCGGCAATTTTACCGAATACAATGAATGGATGGCTAAAAACGCTGAAACTGCAGCGCCCGAAAGAAAGGAAGAGAAGGTTTCGCCCGCGCCGCCAACAGCCGCATCGGCGGCTCCGCGCGAGCGCGAGAAGGTGAAATTCAGCTACAAGGAACAGCGCGAATTCGAGCAAATCGACGGCCTGATCGAGGCCTGCGAAAATAAATTGGCAGGCATCCAGAAAAAAATGGAGGAGGCTTTCAGCGATTCCGCTCTTCTTCAGGAGCTGTTGCAGCAGCAGCAGGATACCGAGCAGGAACTGGAGCATCTCATGGAACGCTGGACGTATCTCAATGAGCTGGCGGAGAAAATCGAAGCAAGCAAAAATGGGTAA
- a CDS encoding DUF92 domain-containing protein: MLWLIGGVCALFVAAAAYWKHSLTLSGAAAAFVMGTVYFGAGNLLWFGILLLFFISSSLLSKFKQANKEELEKSYAKTSTRDAGQVLANGGAGMLLCILNAIWPHLGWVFAFIGVMAAVTADTWATEWGGLSRRPPRSVITGKIVPPGTSGGVTLLGSTAAALGGLLIGLFGWLFAELSGMSGQGMEYLLAGIAGGIAGAFADSFLGATLQVMHRCQVCGKDVEVLAHCGQPTRRIRGLSWMNNDAVNFLSACIGGIAAWLLALAI; encoded by the coding sequence ATGCTTTGGTTGATCGGTGGGGTGTGCGCCCTGTTTGTAGCTGCGGCCGCCTACTGGAAACATTCGTTGACCTTATCTGGCGCAGCTGCCGCATTTGTGATGGGCACGGTCTACTTTGGCGCGGGAAACCTGCTTTGGTTTGGCATTTTGCTGCTGTTTTTTATCAGTTCTTCATTGCTCTCCAAGTTTAAGCAGGCCAATAAGGAAGAGCTTGAAAAATCCTATGCCAAAACGTCTACGCGCGATGCGGGCCAGGTGCTGGCCAATGGCGGCGCTGGCATGCTTCTGTGCATCCTGAATGCAATATGGCCGCATCTTGGATGGGTATTTGCATTTATCGGCGTAATGGCCGCCGTAACTGCCGACACATGGGCGACGGAATGGGGAGGTCTCAGCCGGAGACCGCCGCGGTCTGTTATAACAGGAAAGATCGTGCCTCCCGGAACCTCAGGCGGCGTTACATTGCTCGGAAGCACAGCAGCGGCGCTTGGCGGCCTTTTGATCGGCTTGTTCGGCTGGCTGTTTGCGGAATTGTCCGGCATGAGCGGCCAAGGTATGGAGTATCTGCTTGCCGGCATCGCCGGGGGGATAGCAGGAGCATTTGCCGACTCCTTTTTGGGTGCTACTCTGCAGGTCATGCACCGATGCCAGGTTTGCGGCAAAGACGTTGAGGTGCTGGCACATTGCGGGCAGCCGACTCGCCGCATCCGCGGTTTGTCCTGGATGAATAATGATGCGGTGAACTTCCTGTCGGCATGTATTGGCGGGATTGCCGCTTGGCTGCTGGCGCTGGCTATCTAA
- a CDS encoding fumarylacetoacetate hydrolase family protein yields MMFMIRNVYCVGRNYKLHAAELGNDIPDEPMIFMKPSHAVVDMESRVLSLPQDQGEIHYEGELVLRISSAYEPGLKVEELVDQMALGIDFTLRDVQTVIKKKGHPWTAAKGFKNAAPISAWIDFPGTQAAGDQDFSVRKNGAEVQRGNVKDMIFSLQEIIDYIGVHYGLDQGDVIFTGTPAGVGPCTAGDQFELFWGDQLLGSCVIG; encoded by the coding sequence ATGATGTTCATGATTCGCAACGTATATTGTGTAGGCCGCAATTACAAGCTCCATGCCGCTGAACTCGGAAATGACATTCCTGATGAACCGATGATTTTTATGAAGCCGTCCCATGCCGTTGTAGATATGGAAAGCCGGGTTCTGAGTCTGCCGCAGGATCAGGGAGAGATCCACTACGAGGGTGAATTGGTCCTACGTATTTCCAGCGCCTATGAGCCGGGATTGAAGGTGGAGGAGTTGGTGGACCAAATGGCCTTGGGAATCGACTTTACCCTCCGTGACGTACAGACGGTGATTAAGAAAAAGGGGCATCCATGGACAGCTGCCAAAGGTTTTAAAAATGCGGCTCCGATTTCCGCATGGATCGATTTTCCTGGTACGCAGGCGGCGGGCGACCAAGATTTCTCGGTCCGTAAAAACGGCGCCGAGGTTCAGCGCGGAAATGTAAAGGATATGATTTTTTCGCTGCAGGAAATCATTGACTATATCGGGGTTCATTATGGTCTGGATCAAGGAGACGTTATTTTTACGGGAACCCCTGCAGGCGTAGGTCCGTGTACCGCTGGTGACCAATTTGAATTATTTTGGGGAGACCAGCTTCTGGGAAGCTGCGTGATCGGCTGA
- a CDS encoding glycerophosphodiester phosphodiesterase gives MNNLCVAHRGFSGKAPENTMAAFRMAIAEPYVQWMEIDTQLTIDGIPVVIHDFSLDRTTNGSGKVKDYTWQQLLRLDAGSWKGRAFHGERIPSLDEVLRLSCGRMRLNIELKTSGNMYPGLEYAVIERIASYHMEKDIVLTSFDEGALRRVKEIHPELATGLIIDARPKDLVERLQSLECSFLSIGYSHPDYELVAKLKEAGITTMAWTVDDARRMKRLANISPEILICTNRPDIWKKTFV, from the coding sequence ATGAATAATCTATGTGTGGCACACCGCGGTTTTTCCGGGAAAGCACCGGAAAATACGATGGCTGCTTTTCGAATGGCCATTGCCGAACCTTATGTGCAGTGGATGGAAATCGACACTCAGCTTACGATAGACGGGATTCCTGTCGTCATACATGATTTCAGTCTGGATCGAACGACAAACGGCAGCGGCAAAGTCAAGGATTACACCTGGCAGCAGCTGCTCAGGCTGGATGCGGGGAGCTGGAAAGGCAGAGCGTTTCACGGCGAACGGATTCCTTCCCTGGATGAAGTGCTTCGCCTTAGCTGCGGCCGCATGCGTCTGAACATTGAGCTTAAAACTTCGGGGAATATGTACCCCGGCCTGGAATACGCGGTTATCGAGCGCATTGCCTCTTATCACATGGAAAAGGACATCGTTCTTACCTCCTTTGATGAAGGAGCGCTTCGCAGGGTGAAAGAGATCCATCCGGAGCTGGCGACGGGATTGATCATCGATGCGCGTCCAAAAGATTTGGTGGAGCGGTTGCAGTCTCTGGAATGCTCCTTCCTTTCGATCGGGTATTCTCATCCGGACTATGAACTTGTCGCTAAGCTAAAGGAGGCAGGCATCACCACTATGGCCTGGACGGTGGACGATGCGAGACGCATGAAGCGTCTGGCGAATATTTCCCCGGAAATTCTGATTTGCACCAACAGACCGGATATATGGAAAAAGACGTTTGTATAG
- a CDS encoding CapA family protein — MYPPRSQKKRTGKKNRKLKQRRLWLAINAALLLMIVSLLSYYFINDYQSAAGMQPSPNHPPAATGLKEHPPKDQPKSQDSNINSTGDDTGETKQNSESSDTVENGKQPAQEPEQPDAGSKDRDDQTTEKQQNPEKSKEQPPATSGDDGTKDDMQEDSKAPEEQNIAEDNGKAVTIHFVGDMIFSGKVETLLEKNGYSYPFTYLGDTFKKDDLTLGNLETPVTTGGVSAKNKQFVFKSSPKALQALHAAGMDVVNLGNNHILDQGEIGLMDTIKYLDQSGIQYVGAGKNADRAYQPVFFKRKGMTIAVIGCSRVYPETSWAAGENKPGVASAYDKAARVIGTISEAKKKADMVIVMTHWGIERSLTPNDIQKKLAHDFVDAGADLIIGGHPHVLQGLEQYKGKWIAYSTGNFIFTKSSTPSTWKTAVFEATCKPKSGCSMKLTPYHAELGQPVPMNAQEGSQLMQELQKLSIGGVKISGDGVVTPGH, encoded by the coding sequence ATGTATCCGCCGAGATCACAGAAAAAACGTACCGGCAAAAAAAACCGGAAGTTGAAGCAGAGGCGGCTGTGGCTTGCGATCAATGCCGCATTGCTTCTGATGATTGTCAGTTTGCTTTCTTATTATTTTATCAACGATTACCAGAGTGCGGCCGGAATGCAGCCGTCGCCAAACCACCCCCCCGCGGCAACAGGTCTTAAAGAGCATCCCCCTAAAGATCAACCGAAGTCCCAGGACTCTAACATAAATTCAACTGGCGACGATACCGGGGAAACGAAGCAAAATTCCGAAAGTTCCGATACCGTAGAAAACGGCAAACAACCGGCTCAAGAACCTGAACAGCCGGATGCGGGTTCCAAAGATCGGGACGATCAAACCACGGAAAAACAGCAAAACCCGGAAAAGAGCAAGGAACAGCCTCCGGCAACATCCGGGGATGACGGCACAAAGGATGACATGCAGGAGGACTCGAAAGCGCCGGAGGAACAAAATATAGCTGAAGATAACGGCAAAGCGGTCACCATTCATTTTGTAGGCGACATGATCTTTTCGGGCAAAGTGGAAACGCTGCTTGAGAAGAATGGCTATTCATACCCGTTTACTTATTTAGGGGATACTTTCAAGAAAGATGATCTGACGCTCGGAAATTTGGAAACACCGGTAACGACAGGCGGCGTAAGCGCCAAAAACAAACAGTTTGTATTCAAATCCTCGCCGAAAGCGCTGCAAGCTTTGCATGCGGCAGGCATGGATGTCGTTAATCTGGGAAATAACCATATCCTCGATCAGGGCGAAATTGGCTTGATGGATACGATCAAGTATCTGGACCAAAGCGGAATCCAGTATGTGGGCGCAGGTAAAAATGCAGACCGTGCATATCAACCGGTGTTTTTTAAACGCAAAGGCATGACCATCGCCGTCATTGGCTGCAGCCGGGTATATCCGGAAACAAGCTGGGCTGCCGGAGAGAATAAACCCGGAGTGGCCAGCGCGTACGATAAGGCGGCCCGCGTGATCGGGACGATTTCCGAAGCCAAGAAAAAGGCCGATATGGTCATCGTGATGACGCATTGGGGCATAGAACGGTCCCTTACGCCGAATGACATCCAAAAGAAGCTTGCGCATGACTTTGTAGACGCCGGCGCCGATTTGATTATTGGCGGTCACCCGCATGTTCTGCAAGGACTGGAACAGTATAAAGGCAAATGGATTGCCTATAGCACAGGGAACTTTATTTTTACCAAATCCAGCACGCCTTCAACATGGAAAACAGCTGTGTTTGAGGCAACCTGCAAACCGAAATCCGGATGCAGCATGAAACTGACTCCATATCATGCGGAGCTTGGCCAACCCGTGCCTATGAATGCGCAAGAGGGCAGCCAGCTGATGCAGGAGCTGCAGAAGCTTTCGATTGGCGGCGTGAAAATTTCCGGGGACGGCGTCGTTACGCCTGGCCACTAA
- the hemH gene encoding ferrochelatase: protein MKTKVGVLVMSYGTPESLEGIEAYYTHIRRGHAPSPEQLEELEDRYKAIVGGVFPLREHTNHQVESLQEALNTDSRLHDVEFVCYQGLKHASPFIEDGVESMAKDGIKKAVGIVLAPHYSTMSVESYVKRAQAKADELGVKFTFVKSYHLHPQLIEAFSRRVKAKLDLFKEAGASRDEVRVLFSAHSLPERILELGDPYPEQLMETSRAIADKIGITSWQFAWQSAGRTSEPWLGPDILDTIRNLSKEQVENVLVAPIGFVSDHLEVLYDLDIEAQEVAKELDMRLMRIDMLNSDPLYMQTLCDSIVDQLKKSEMA, encoded by the coding sequence ATGAAAACAAAAGTAGGCGTTCTCGTCATGTCTTACGGAACTCCGGAAAGCTTAGAAGGCATAGAAGCGTATTATACGCATATCCGCCGCGGGCATGCACCGTCCCCCGAACAGCTTGAAGAGCTGGAAGACCGGTATAAAGCTATTGTAGGCGGGGTTTTCCCGCTGCGCGAGCATACGAATCATCAAGTGGAAAGCCTGCAGGAAGCACTCAATACCGACAGCCGCCTGCATGACGTCGAATTCGTATGTTACCAGGGTTTGAAGCATGCCAGTCCTTTTATTGAAGACGGCGTGGAGAGCATGGCTAAGGACGGCATTAAAAAAGCGGTCGGGATCGTGCTTGCGCCCCATTACTCGACGATGAGCGTGGAAAGTTACGTAAAACGCGCCCAAGCCAAGGCGGATGAGTTGGGAGTGAAATTCACTTTCGTGAAGAGTTATCACTTGCATCCGCAGCTTATCGAAGCTTTCTCGCGCCGGGTGAAAGCCAAACTCGATCTCTTTAAGGAAGCGGGCGCCAGCCGTGACGAAGTACGCGTATTGTTTAGCGCGCACAGCCTACCGGAGAGAATTCTGGAACTTGGCGATCCATATCCCGAACAGCTGATGGAGACTTCCCGCGCCATTGCCGACAAAATCGGGATCACGTCATGGCAGTTCGCTTGGCAAAGCGCCGGCCGCACCTCGGAGCCTTGGCTTGGTCCGGATATTCTGGATACGATCCGCAATCTCAGCAAAGAGCAGGTTGAAAACGTGCTGGTGGCCCCGATCGGCTTCGTGTCCGACCATCTCGAAGTGCTTTACGATTTGGATATCGAAGCGCAGGAGGTCGCTAAAGAGCTTGATATGCGCCTGATGCGGATCGATATGCTGAACAGCGACCCTCTTTATATGCAAACGCTTTGCGATTCAATCGTTGACCAGCTCAAAAAATCTGAAATGGCTTGA
- the hemE gene encoding uroporphyrinogen decarboxylase: MTYNDTLIRASYKQEVDHVPVWYMRQAGRYDPEYRKIKEKYSLLEICRQPELAAEITMMPVRKLGVDAAILYSDIMNPVASIGVDFDIVKNIGPVIDNPIRSKADVEKLRPIDVDKDLSHIMETIRILDRELEVPLITFAGAPFTIASYLIEGRPSKSYILTKTLMYSEPEVWNLLMNKLGDMVITYVRAHIQNGGKAFQLFDSWVGALAPKDFEKYVLPTITRIFTELSDLNVPKIYFPGVSSGELLPTLTQLQADVIGLDWRVSIAEGRKRTGGKFAMQGNLDPYILTAPMDIIKQYAKDIVDEGLEKQGYIFNLGHGLFPEASLDKLKELTEYIHEYSAAVLKNGK; this comes from the coding sequence ATGACCTACAACGATACACTCATACGTGCCAGTTATAAGCAGGAAGTGGATCATGTCCCTGTCTGGTACATGAGGCAAGCGGGGAGGTATGACCCCGAGTACCGCAAAATCAAAGAGAAGTATTCGCTGCTTGAAATTTGCCGCCAGCCGGAGCTTGCAGCGGAAATTACGATGATGCCGGTGCGCAAGCTGGGCGTGGATGCCGCCATATTGTATTCGGATATTATGAATCCGGTTGCTTCCATTGGAGTGGATTTTGATATCGTAAAAAACATCGGCCCGGTGATCGACAATCCGATCCGGAGCAAAGCGGATGTGGAGAAACTTCGTCCGATTGATGTAGACAAGGATTTATCCCATATTATGGAGACGATCCGCATTCTTGACCGCGAGCTTGAAGTCCCGCTCATCACCTTTGCCGGAGCGCCATTTACGATCGCGAGTTATCTGATTGAAGGACGTCCTTCAAAAAGCTACATTTTGACGAAAACATTGATGTACAGCGAGCCGGAAGTATGGAATCTGTTGATGAACAAACTTGGCGATATGGTCATTACATATGTTAGAGCCCATATTCAAAATGGCGGCAAGGCCTTCCAGCTGTTTGACAGTTGGGTAGGGGCGCTTGCGCCTAAGGATTTTGAAAAGTACGTGCTTCCGACCATTACTCGTATCTTTACCGAACTTTCGGATTTGAATGTACCTAAAATATATTTTCCGGGCGTCAGCTCCGGTGAACTGCTTCCTACGCTGACGCAGCTGCAGGCGGATGTCATCGGACTGGATTGGCGGGTTTCTATCGCGGAGGGCCGCAAACGTACTGGCGGCAAATTTGCGATGCAGGGCAACCTGGATCCGTATATTTTGACGGCGCCTATGGATATCATCAAACAATATGCCAAAGATATCGTTGATGAAGGTTTGGAGAAACAAGGGTATATTTTCAATCTGGGACATGGGCTGTTTCCCGAAGCGTCGCTGGATAAACTGAAGGAGCTAACGGAATATATCCACGAGTATTCGGCAGCCGTTTTGAAGAACGGAAAATAA
- a CDS encoding MFS transporter produces MKSWKVNLIVLWIGQFLVNSGMTMITPFLSLYLAMDLGVRGEHRIGMWAGMIFAANFLTSFIFQPLWGKLADRYGRKIMLLRSGFGMSIVITLMGFARSPWELLVLRLLNGTISGFNPASISLVSSTTPKNRMGFAMGIMQSGSVAGTILGPLIGGGLADLFGFRPIFYIIGILIFIATMLALFMVKENFNREEAAKTPQMSVLDGFKELVQIPQLPALFAVTFLLQFAMMSPMSLLPLYVEKLHASQANLAFWAGMVSAVTGLSNMITSPILGKVSDKVGAHRVLTYALIGAGLMLIPQAFVQSVWQLIIIRFLMGIFMGGLLPSVNALIRSYSPDGMESRAFGFNTSTLALGNMLGALVGGFLSGFIGIEGLFIISGCLLLMNMVWVRLKLYKKHKSPQYR; encoded by the coding sequence TTGAAATCGTGGAAAGTCAACCTGATCGTCCTTTGGATCGGCCAGTTTCTGGTCAATTCCGGCATGACGATGATCACTCCGTTCCTGTCCCTGTATCTGGCGATGGATCTGGGGGTACGGGGTGAACATAGGATTGGCATGTGGGCCGGGATGATTTTTGCAGCCAACTTCCTGACCTCTTTTATTTTTCAGCCCCTTTGGGGGAAGCTTGCCGACCGCTACGGACGAAAAATCATGCTGCTGCGCTCCGGCTTCGGCATGTCGATCGTCATTACGCTAATGGGCTTCGCCCGCAGCCCGTGGGAGCTGCTGGTGCTTCGGCTCCTGAACGGTACGATTTCCGGCTTTAACCCTGCTTCGATATCGCTGGTATCCAGCACCACCCCGAAAAACCGGATGGGGTTTGCAATGGGTATCATGCAGTCCGGCTCCGTGGCAGGGACGATTCTTGGTCCTCTCATCGGGGGAGGCCTTGCGGATTTATTCGGATTCCGCCCTATTTTCTATATTATCGGCATTCTGATTTTTATCGCTACGATGCTTGCGCTTTTCATGGTCAAAGAGAACTTTAACCGTGAAGAGGCAGCTAAAACGCCGCAGATGTCCGTTCTCGACGGGTTCAAGGAGCTGGTGCAGATTCCGCAGCTGCCGGCCTTGTTTGCCGTCACCTTTCTGCTGCAGTTCGCCATGATGAGTCCGATGTCGCTGCTTCCGCTGTATGTGGAGAAGCTTCACGCTTCACAAGCCAATCTGGCCTTCTGGGCCGGAATGGTCAGTGCCGTCACGGGGCTGTCCAACATGATCACCTCGCCGATTCTCGGGAAGGTCAGCGACAAGGTGGGGGCGCACCGCGTTTTGACCTATGCCTTGATTGGCGCCGGACTGATGCTGATTCCGCAGGCTTTTGTTCAATCTGTATGGCAGCTCATTATCATTCGTTTCCTGATGGGCATCTTTATGGGCGGCCTGCTTCCAAGCGTGAACGCCCTGATCCGATCATATTCGCCTGATGGCATGGAAAGCCGGGCTTTCGGCTTCAACACGAGCACGCTGGCGCTCGGCAACATGTTGGGGGCGCTCGTCGGCGGATTTTTATCCGGTTTTATCGGCATCGAAGGATTGTTTATCATCTCCGGCTGCCTGCTGCTAATGAATATGGTTTGGGTGCGGCTTAAGCTGTACAAAAAGCATAAATCACCGCAGTACCGATAA
- a CDS encoding O-methyltransferase, whose translation MKESLSMSPEEYADHFLENDGQLARVKQNIAEKGMPDISIAPGYGRLLTMLVAATKAAQVLEIGALGGYSGICLARGLTPEGRLTSLELKQEFADVALEHLTEAGFGGQVDYLIGQAVDSLEMLKQEGRKFDFFFIDADKENYPVYLEYAIELANPGAIIAGDNTFLRGRTLNLDKNGPSVQAIRRFNEQMATDDRLIGTILPAYDGLAVAMVKPQGQ comes from the coding sequence GTGAAGGAGAGTCTAAGCATGAGTCCTGAAGAATATGCGGACCATTTTCTTGAGAATGACGGGCAGTTAGCCCGTGTAAAACAAAATATCGCCGAAAAAGGCATGCCCGATATTTCCATCGCGCCGGGTTACGGGCGGCTTTTAACGATGCTCGTTGCGGCTACGAAGGCGGCGCAGGTGCTGGAAATCGGCGCCCTGGGCGGCTACAGCGGCATCTGTTTGGCGAGAGGGCTGACGCCGGAAGGACGCCTCACGTCACTTGAGCTGAAACAGGAGTTTGCCGATGTCGCGCTGGAACATTTGACCGAAGCCGGATTCGGCGGACAGGTGGACTATTTGATCGGTCAGGCTGTAGACAGCTTGGAGATGCTCAAGCAGGAAGGCCGGAAGTTCGATTTCTTTTTTATCGATGCGGACAAGGAGAATTATCCCGTCTATCTGGAATATGCGATCGAACTTGCGAATCCGGGGGCGATCATAGCGGGTGACAACACATTTTTACGCGGAAGAACGTTAAACCTGGACAAAAACGGCCCATCCGTACAGGCGATCCGTCGTTTTAATGAGCAGATGGCCACGGATGATCGGCTGATCGGCACGATTCTGCCGGCTTATGACGGCCTGGCCGTAGCGATGGTGAAACCGCAGGGGCAGTAG